Genomic window (Vulpes lagopus strain Blue_001 chromosome 6, ASM1834538v1, whole genome shotgun sequence):
atggcattgtgatgtccccggctctggttttctttttcaatattcccctggctattcagggtcttttcttattccacacaaatcttaagattatttgttccaactctctgaagaaagtccatggtatttttttttgggggggggagaaaaatcactttattcTAATTAATTCATAAATGATAACGTCACAAAAGGTGATTTAAGGAGGCACACAAACATCTGTCCAGCCCCCAACTCAAACCATCTCAATAAACTTCTATACTAAAAATACCCTCTTTCATTAACAATTCTGAAGAAACCTGTATTTAATGATGAAGGAGAGGTTTAACTGGTGGTTTTACACTTTATATCTtctcttttaattatatttttatgctaaatTAACTTGGTCATGAGAGATGATTTTCCATATCTTCCGATTTAAACTTCTTGATTAGGCTAATCCATTTGCAAATCTGCACTGTTTCAGCACCTCGCTGAAACCTTCACAAAGCTTTAGGTCACCCTGGTTCTGGGCACACTCCAGGAACTGTTTCATCTCGTAGTGGCATGGGCCAAACTGCTGCTGGTATGCTGGCTGGGTTCCCTGAGGCTCCTGGTAAGTGATGTCGGGCCTTGAAGGCTCAGTGTTACTTCCTCCACCAAAGCCCCCAGTAATGGCATGCCCAATCGTGTGCCCTACAGCAGAGCCTACAGCCACGCCAGCTGCAGTGGTTGCCATCTGGGCCATGAGACCTGGCTGCCGGGGTGCAGCAGGTGAGCCAACAGCAGATGGCGGAGCTGCTGCTGGCGGCTGAGCGGCTGGCGCTGGTCTAGGTGCAGCTCTCATCTGAGGTGCCCGGCTGGCCGGAGGAGCCATGCGGGAGGCGCGGCTCCGGCTTCCACGCGGCATGTCTACTGGGACAGGAGCACGGCGCCCAGAAGCCCGACaccagtccatggtattttgatagggattgcattggacatgtaaattgccctgggtagcatagacattttcacaatattcttccaatccatgagcatggaatattcttccatctctttgtgtcttcctcaatttctttcagaagtgttctgtagtttttagggtatagatcttttaatactttgattaggtttattcctaggtatctgatgcttttgggtgcaattgtaaatgggattgactccttaatttctctttcttcagctcattgttagtgtatagaaatgccactgacttctgggcattgattttgtatcctgccacactgccgaattgctgtatgagttctagcagtcttggggtggagtcttttgggttttc
Coding sequences:
- the LOC121493328 gene encoding coiled-coil-helix-coiled-coil-helix domain-containing protein 2, which codes for MPRGSRSRASRMAPPASRAPQMRAAPRPAPAAQPPAAAPPSAVGSPAAPRQPGLMAQMATTAAGVAVGSAVGHTIGHAITGGFGGGSNTEPSRPDITYQEPQGTQPAYQQQFGPCHYEMKQFLECAQNQGDLKLCEGFSEVLKQCRFANGLA